cagctgttctgagtgatcaaaaaggcattgtcctgttcttgtatgcaaacttttataacaaaatgacatatgtaggacttcatatttattgctttcatatcttttggcaacatttttggccagtttcgggcGGAAACAAGCCAGTCCAAGAAAAGTTTatattcttatcctcaaatgtacaagatggccgcataTCCCCCTTAACTGAGCAAGCGGATGCATTTTGAACAAACCATAAGAATCTGCGCTCGGCCCAACGGTCATAACGTTTACATATAAAGCTGacgttaattttatataaatatttatcttaaaatatcgCAATAGGTATCGTTATAAATAATACAGATATAAATCGGCGCGAAACGTCTCAGCGCGAAAGGTCTTTAGGAGCGAATCGTCTCGGTGTGAATCGTCAATAGGAGCGAAACGTCCCGTTACCGCTCCCAAATGACTGACAGGAAGTTGCGATAATCATGGCAGCGATGGCAGAAGAGAACGAAGATGTGGATCTTACTCAAgaacaaacagaaaaattacTGCATTTTCAGGTGTGCCAAgcaaaatttcaattcaaaatgtttttatgattcATACATGTTTATATCAGGACAATCGACTGTATTTTAAAGACAAGACTGGTCCTTGAGTAAGTGATTTGATTGTACatcatcagagacataaataacatgttatttatgtctctgacatcatgtagtacatgtaagtcACTAGTTGTGCTACGTCAGTTTACTtacattgtatgtattttatacagaaaattgaaaatataatgttAAAGGGGTAATTTATCGCTAAAAATTACCCCACATGTTTGTTGTTTACAAAAGTCAATATACATTCTACAATCTGTAAGAGCTAAAAAGGAGTCAGTTCATCATATGCTATTAGAGCAAATAGATCCAGATATATAACGTTAGTCCTAGCACAGGAAACATGGCTCCGACCGGACACTGGATCAGACACCTGTATTGGAGGATCAGCAGGCCTGAAGACACAGCAGCATTACAACAGGACCTAGACAGCCTCCAAACTGGGAGAGAAAATGGTTGATGgagttttaaaggggcatggtcacaattttggtaaaaaattatttttccgatgttattgttaacaatgcttcagtgaggcattCTTAATTAGCagctaaaatttgagtgtcatttgttgagtcataagcaagttacagagcttacaattctttgctatgtaaacattttgtttacattttgaacgttgaagagAAAATTCCTGTTTtcgacctaaaataaatgttttaaacattaggaactgtttatttatgcttttaagcattttaaaaaataaataagaagataGATATATCaggttgaaaaagatttttttgtggtatattgaacatatgtaaacaaaaacagggcacaagccttgtttacatgacaaagactTGTGGGCactgtattttgcttataactttacaacCGACTTAAAAATTTTGGGTAATCATTacaaatgcattcctaaagcattgcaataataaaaacagaaaaatcatgaccatgcccctttaacggAAAGAACCTTTAATCCTGACAAGTGCAAAGTCATCCACATCTTTCAGGATAGCTATAGCATACACAACCATGTATTGAACCTTACCAGCAAAGCTAAGTACCTGGGAGTAACCATTAACAACAACCTTGACCACCACATAGACCAGGTGTGCAAGAGAGCAAACTCCACCACAACCTTTCTTCGGAGGAATTATTCTACCATCTTGTCGTTGGAAAACCAAggatatgttttatacattaaTATTCAGCCTCCAGGTGGAATATGCTTTTGCAGTGTGGGAACCCTCTACCCAGAgcaacatcaacaaactgtaaAGTGTACAGCGCCAGGCTGCAAAATATGTGCTGGCCAACTAGCAGACTACCAGCAGCATTTCATCAATGATTCAACAGCTGGGATGGGAACCACTACAACAAGTACGGTACACAAGCAGAAAAAGCAGTGTTGATGTACAAGATCTAGCACTTTCTTGTTCCATTTCATCTTCACCATTCTGCCATTCTGTCTGTGCTACTATTAGAGGCCATCAACACCAAATACAGGTTCCTTATGCCAGAATAGAGACATTCAAAGGATTCTTCTTTCCATCTGGGATTTTCGTATGGAACACGTTACCATCCTGTGTCACAGAGGCTCAGTCCCTTGATGTTCAAGTCAAGACTAACAGACATGAGTTAACATTAAGTGACAGTGCCCCTCTTTTTAGtccatttttaaactttaaatatagGACCACCTGTTGTGCTTGCATCCCTTTTAAAACAGAACCTGAtatccattatcaaggatgctgaaaaatatatcttagttattactggccctaacttcatcaaacttgcatggatagtgcgtcttatgatactgatgcacctgacagggatgaatgctgaatctgaccCATAGGTTTGGGATGCTGGATGAGATTAAGTTTTATGGAAAAGGTGAcatattttatagataatagcttgaatagttgatttaactataatctAAATAAAtcacagaggtagcttcagatacagagcctgatctccGTTATGAAAGATGCTCaaaaaatctcctacctcactgaAACCTGCTTAATgtatgtgtttgttgttaaatgatataatatgcttcctatgatatagtattgtatgatatatgatacactgttgttttatatgataaaatattatatcattattatattgtaaaaagttatatgataccatgatattgtatttttttagaacattttaatatgattttgtatcattatattattatatcacataaaattgtattatatgatattgtaatatataatatggtatcatatgatattgtacatatattgaaaaatacttTATGTTTATCTCTGTTGGTCATTTTTATCAGGATTTGACTGGCATTGAAGATATTGACAGATGCAAAGACATCCTACGAGAACATAACTGGGATATAGAGGTACCCTTCCCCCTCCCCCTTAAAACAATTAGATAAAGATGTGTTTCTCTGGATCAGTTTCTTTGAATTGATTCTGCCTTTGTGTGCTATCTATTAAAAAGTTACTGTAACATATTTGTTAAGATTAGATTTAAAATAGCCACATAACAATTAGGAAATTCCTGAATTAATTATGCTTTTctcttaattttctttaaagatgGATATTTTATGGGTTGTTGTAGATTGCAGTACAGGAcacatttaataagagagaagGAGCACCAAATGTTTTTAATCAACCTGAGGCAGTGAATAATGAACCCAGAGAACCATCAATGAATTTACAACCAACAGACCAGAGGTATAACTAAAGTACAATGATGATATCATACATGGATTGTAATTAactttcttcttttctttttagcATCTCATTATAATTCATGTTAAAAATTTACTAAAGGGGCACAGGTACCAGATATTTTATagttcttttattaattaacataCCTATTTTGAGCCCCATCATTTCCTCCATTACTGATGTTTGTAGGTAATATGTGTTAGATTAAATTCTTATCATGTAGATCTAAACTGCTTACTTTCAAAGATGAAATCATTGAgcattatatattaaatatatgaatTGGGATGATATGAATGTAGTTGTATTGACTTTGTTTTGTAGGGTGTTCACAGTGGCTCGACCTCCACCACAGGGCATTTACCAGTGGTTGTACCATGTGATCATCTTTCCATTTCGCTTTGTGTACTCTACATTATTAGATCTTGTTAGGTTTACTAGTAAGTATCACACACAggatatatatttgatttattaatgACTAGATTTTTCTCtgattaatgtacataagtttataatttcatatttgtTGTACTTGTATGAGTTTTGCAATTTTACCAAATAGAGTCAGTATTTTGAATTAgatattacaattaatttttggTGAAGTGTTTAAGGAGTCTCGGGGGAGAATGTTTCAAGCATGCAAtttccttaaattttttttccagagaaAGGTCAACTTATGAGTAAACtatgtgcaaaatataaagtaaattgacTGTGTCTTGCCAGGCATTTTACAGAGAGAATTGTATAGAATAAAAGGATGTTTACGaatcaaatgtaattttttttgtaatagatAAACAAATAACTTTCCACTCACACAGAACATGATATGATcgcacatattttttatttcgcaaattatattttcaatcttAATCATTGACCCTGCAATAAATAATGCATGACGTTCATTTTTCTCAATTGTTACCTCAAAGTCTCAACTGACGTCATCGAAAGACGTTGACTCTGATGTGAATAACATGAAGCTTGAATAAGCGGCAAAATGATCAAATACCTCTGAGACTGAGGATTCAtttctctaaaaatatttttatgataattcatttttttttaaaataaaaaatgttacatgatAACCTGTATATTTgaccattttttttctgtatttgcGTTTTACACACTACTTAGTAAATATGGGCAATACCCTGCGCAGAGGGCGCAAAATTTTAAACCGGTTACTGACCTTAACTGTATTGAAGAACTAGGTTACACAATATGTCTGTTGGTACTGGTAATACAAATGGGTAATACATTGACATTGTATAACATTTTATCTTTCAGTTCGATTAATTCGACCAGACCCTAGAAGAAGTAAGTTAATATCCATTAATATCCGTAATTAATATCCATTAATATCCATAGCTGTATCTTATATAGAAAGATTCTGGTCTAGTATTATTATCATTAgtctgtttatatttacatgcatttatatcaattaactGCTCTTCATGatcaatttgtaaaaaaaaaaaagatcatcaaAAACTTGGATACAATGAAACAATGATCGTTAATCAAGTGCATCATTTATCAAAGGTATTTTGCTAAGTTTAACAAGGCTACAGTGTATAAATCCTGCCTTTGAAAACTACTGCTGTATGAAAAGAAATGTACATGATtaattctgtaaatattttgattttttttccccttGAATTTTCCTTTAAAGATGTAACAGATCCACTCGGAGATGTAACAAGGTTCATTAACAGTTATGAGGAGACATTAGGTACAACACACCCTACCTTCTACCAAGGCTCCTATAGTCAGGTAACTCATAACCCTCACAGCTAGCTATCTTTGTACCATGCTTGTTTGTTAGACTTACCTCACTACCATTAGAGATTGGATCAAATGGGCATTTTGATAAGTAATGTTTAAAAGGTTTAGAGGTTGAATAACGTAGAAGCCTCATTTGATCAATTTTATAACATGAAAGAATTTAGACTAAACTTGAAATGAAAGTGAATGAATTTGTCTTATGTGAAATCATAAATGAATATGTGTATTCATAttgaatgttgaaattttttaggCTCTTAATGATGCCAAAAGGGAGTTAAGGTTCTTATGTGTATACCTTCATGGTGATGATCATCAAGACACAGGTGACTTCTGTAGGTAAGTAAGGCTCACTTGGTGACGAGGGCAAGGTCTGTAGCTCTGATTACAATGTAATCATTCTCAGTAACCTTGATTAATTTCGAAGAACTTCAAGATAACTTACATTGATCATGATTAGAGCAGAGAGCAAGAACTGTAATCATGATtaccaaaaattattaaattattaatatgaTAGTTTAGTATTATGATTTGTTAGCCATATGATTGAATTTGCGTTGATCAAGGTAAAAACAGAAAGTATTATTCATAACTCTGATAATTTGATGAATTGCAGTGGACAACCAGTAAACTTGGATTAATTATGATTAGAGGAGAACCAGTAACTTtgataataatgaattaaactTATGTTAATCACGATATTAAGAGCAAAGTAGTCGTTTAACCTTGATTACAaccaatgaaattttattttatcttgaTAGGAGATGTTTTGTATTAAACTAAtgacatttttagctcacctgagctgaaagctcaagtgaacatttctgatcacattttatTTGTCATCTATCTGTCCGCCTgtccataaacttttcacattttcaacatcttctcaagaactactgggccaatgtCAACCaaagggattcaaagttgtgaaaattaagaatCATGCCCGTTTTTAAGGGAAGATATTTAGGAAtcattgaaaaattttgagcaattttcaaaatcttcctctcaggaACCATTTgcccaggaaagctgaaacttgtgtggaagcatccttaggtagtgtagattcaaaattgtgaaaatcatgacccccatgggtagggtagggccacattgGAGGGTCTAATTTTTACATTcaaatatatagagtaatatatagagtaaatctttgaaaatcttcttctcagaatctTATCAgtcaggaaatctgaaacttgtgtgggtgtcctcaggtaatgtagattcaaagttgtgaaaatcatgacccctggggataggggggccacagtatgggggttgaatttttacaaagaaatataaagtaaatcttttaGAAATCGACCTCTtggaaactaatcagccaggaaagctgaaacttgtgtggaagggaaaaaagggacttgattataagcATAAAAATTTCTAAGGGAAattggatttttatttaaacaggaTCTACTGAATGTATCATGCTAAATTGtatagatattttgtattatgactccattaaactgattttattatgcctattgttgctcaggtgagcaatgtgtcccatgagcctcttgtttaaaattcagttttattaTTCTTATAGAAACACATTAGGTAATCAAGACCTCATTGATTTCATCAACACAAGAATGCTTTTTTGGGCATGTAATACAAACAGTCCAGAAGGATTCAGAGGTAAGAAAACGTCTACATTTAGGTTTAGAAATAACTCTTTGATATTGGAGAAATCTGTTAcatcttggaattttttttcagtgtcaAGGGCATTGAAAGAAAACACTTATCCATTTTTGGCACTGATTGTCCTACGACAAAACAAAATGACAGTAGTAGCACGTATAGAGGGGCCTATAGGTaagcaaagaaataaacaaaattaataaggGTTAAACACACAGTGGGTTCCGCAATATTCCTCGagtaccaattttcgtggatttcgctGTCGAATTGatccaaagaaataaaaatgtttattggagtacaatttctaattttaattggttaaaaagaaaaaaaaaccataaagtGCTTTTAATGAGAATTTCCATCcgtcatacatgtacttgataagttaaaaattatgagttttgaGATTTCTGAGATATTCTTCAGGGCCTGGAGAACTCATAGAAAAATTAGAAAGAATCTTGCAGGATAACGAGGCATCCTTAATAGCTGCACGTGCTGAAAGGTAAAAGACATGATAACAGGTTATTTGTAAAAAACATGTTTGAAACTGCACTTTCAGCAAGTCAATTTGAATTGAGTGTTTCATAAGCATGCATTGGTTATCAATGCAAATTTGtgagaaattatttttctgtaaaaaattaaatatttttgtgatattattttaaattatgaaatatatttgataaattttaagttgaaaaaaaattggtccatagctttctttttttctccatAAAATTTTGACAACCTTTGAACTATGCAAAAGAAAGACTTGTAATTGTTGACCTTAGATTAGTAAAGGTCATTTGTCATGTTCAAGATCAAATTGATTAGAAGAAGTATGGTTAAGATTTAAAATGGATgtcttaaatgattttgttacaGGGAAGAAAGAGATTTCACTCAGACGTTGAGGAGAGAACAAGATGCAGCATATTTAGAATCCTTGAAAGCTGACCAAGAAAAGGTAAAGTGAtgactttaaaatttacttatttTATGGTACATAATAGTTTCTttatgatataataatttttcatgTTACACATACTTTACTGCTGTCATGATGGTTTCTTCTTCATAAAACTTATCATGTTTAAATGCATATCAATAGGAAAGGAAAAGGAGAGAAGAGCAAGATAAAATTGACCAAGAAAAACAAAGATTAGTGGATGaggaaaacaaaagaaaagaaatgatacaggtaatttttagctcaccaagaCGAAGACGGAGGAGCTTATGCTTTACCCCTGGCGTCGGCGTCctgacctggttaaagtttttattacttgaatgctgaatctaagctataggtttcagatgctggaggaggttaaggtttttagagctggttaaaggtCATAGagctggtgccctctgatgattttatcttagttattactggtccttgcatggatggtgggtcttatgatactgatgcaccataTTCCCGAGCCTTGGCTTGTAAATATGCCAGATGTTGATTTCATGAAAGATGGAACAGGAGAAGTGAAGAACCTGAATAGGTTTTTATAgcagtgttttgtttttgtttaaatgcccACAGGGAGAGTTTCTATCTGCCCCTGGGTGGAGGATGGgaagttgttttaaataaaccaTGTCTACTAGCCactttgttttagtttatctatgaaaacatataccAATACACATAAAACCTATCTTGAAAGTTGACAACTatgggaaaattattttctatcagaATCTTGCACCTTTTGAATATCAGGCCATGCACTCTATTATGATCTTTAAGGTTTTCgctaaattaaaattataggtttcatagtcctttttgtaagatttcaggcagggagatGGTCATAAttacaatataataatttttgtactccagaatgaaacttaattgaatgcatgtacatgtatgagattCCTCAGCAAGTTTGTGTATGGCCTATGGTACTCAAATGACCATTAAGACCTATTGCcctcttgttttttatttttttttggggggggggggtggggaagggggggggggggaaggtaattttactatgtaaataatAAGTTTGGAATTTCCAGAGGGGGTCCTGATCCACCCCCACCTCCTAGATCTGTGcttgtatatatgtattattacTGGAATGCAAgatgaaaaaattaagattcCTCATCTCGCCGTTTATTTTTAGGAAAGAGAAAGAATGAAGGAAGAATTAAAGATTGAAATCCCAGAGGAGCCTGCAGTAGATGACCCAGATGTAGTACGAATCGTTCTGAAGTTACCTCACGGATCAAGGATTGAAAGAAGATTTCTGAAAAACCAATCATTAAAGGTGATGCCTTATAAAAAAAGACCCCATTATGGTTTCTTTATGATATATCTGGTCAAGATGTGCATGCTACTgttaaagtggttatttacgcaTGGGGGGAATTTACACTAGTTACATGGTAAGCTTAAAACCGTGTAAAATATCCCTGTGCGAATGGTaagaatggaaaaaaaatcaaaacttgtgTATGGTAAATCATGCATCTGCATATTTAATACCCATGCGTATTGTTTGACTCCAGAAAATGTGTACTATACCACCAGTGTAAATAACAACTTTTACAGTACTATCAACTTTTACAGTACTATAAATGCAGTATTGTGtattgatttcaatatttactttgtatttcagtttttatattatttcgcATTCTGTCATGAGGACTGTCCGGATGACTTTCATGTAGTGACAAATTTCCCCCGAAGGACTGTCCCCTGTGAACCCTCAAAGAACGGCCCAGATCCCCCTTCCTTTGAAGAGGCGGGGCTAGGCaaaaatgaaatgctttttGTACAAGATAATGAGGCATGATATTCACAGGATATACATTTGGAATAACACTATGGCTCCAAAAAGGAAAAGTTTCAAAACGAAGGCTATGTAAAATGCAGGCGTTTACCAAGAAATTTGGtagaaagagaagaaaaaaaagcaagGGAAGATTCTATTATGTTATGTATGTTATTGATCAGAAAATTGTCGTTTATTTTTTGACCAGAATGTTGTTCCTCTTTATAACCAAATACAAATGTAGTAAGAAGTACGTGTTGCCAAGTCAATGAGCAACCTAGATGTTCctcttttttctatttatattttataattttttttccttatgttCAAAGGGTACTGTGGAAATTGATATCTTAAGGAAATCTTTTAGAATAAATtagtttgatttatttaaaaaacctgAAGAAATGTCCAATACCTAATTACAATAACTACTACATGTCCTCTGGAGGGCCTTTCAGCCCTTTGTTAATTGTATGATCAGgtcatttcatttttcttaaaaaccatGGAATAGTACATGAAGTGTTCTTTATACTTGAACTACATAGTTACATACTGTGGAATTGATTAAATTTCTGGGGACCAATGTTTTTGAATTGTCAGTATGTTAAAAGTTTATTCACTGAGTGAATAAGTTTTGTGGATTCACTTTCATGTATGAAAAATACAGACTGTGTTTAATAATCAATAATTTGTTGGGGTGAGTTTACATAACACATCCATGGCAAAATGAGCTCCCATGAATTCTaataattccacagtatgtaCAATATAATGACATGGTAAAAGTCAAACAGAAAGtatttttacattgtatttccaGGGGAGCAATACTGAAAGTCCTACTCTTAAAACTAAGTTGCTGCATTCTAGTTTTACATTCAAATTATTGTGCCTGATTGGTCAAATTTATGCCATATATATTTGACTCTTagttaaggtcagacgacacgttccttgagaatcttttttgtatttcctcgtaataaagaaataaaaaatattaattttataattactttaaaaatgattaaaatttacttggatttggATTTATGTCtcgatggtcgagtggttagaaccgtggctgCTCGCTGTATATGTTCTAGAGGTTGTgtgttcaaagccccgccccggcggagatatagttcttatatagtgaatttcgctgtgctgtagatgtatttatttttatatcagcaattcaagtgtattttcaagaagattataaaggaaattgcatactctagtattttgcagaaatgcctggtaagttcccctaattttttgcaagaaagcttgtcaaagtagtagtaaaccattaacaaattcctggaaaaagttatctaaaattgagggacgtgtcgtctgaccttaaaataGAATGCTGTTTTAATAAATTCACtgccaaattatattttgaaaacattgaGATGCTTTAGTggtaaatttattaatattatatagaAAGCATACTCAAATGTTACGGTGATTAAGATGGTTATATAGTTAATAATGTGTTTTTGTATGTTATTAACTTATTCAATAAACTTCAGACTCTTGAACAATGCACAATACTGAATGATGTTTATGAAATtgtcatcaaataaaaattacaac
This genomic window from Magallana gigas chromosome 5, xbMagGiga1.1, whole genome shotgun sequence contains:
- the LOC105324082 gene encoding FAS-associated factor 2 isoform X2 is translated as MRLSFMEKDLTGIEDIDRCKDILREHNWDIEIAVQDTFNKREGAPNVFNQPEAVNNEPREPSMNLQPTDQRVFTVARPPPQGIYQWLYHVIIFPFRFVYSTLLDLVRFTIRLIRPDPRRNVTDPLGDVTRFINSYEETLGTTHPTFYQGSYSQALNDAKRELRFLCVYLHGDDHQDTGDFCRNTLGNQDLIDFINTRMLFWACNTNSPEGFRVSRALKENTYPFLALIVLRQNKMTVVARIEGPIGPGELIEKLERILQDNEASLIAARAEREERDFTQTLRREQDAAYLESLKADQEKERKRREEQDKIDQEKQRLVDEENKRKEMIQERERMKEELKIEIPEEPAVDDPDVVRIVLKLPHGSRIERRFLKNQSLKFLYYFAFCHEDCPDDFHVVTNFPRRTVPCEPSKNGPDPPSFEEAGLGKNEMLFVQDNEA
- the LOC105324082 gene encoding FAS-associated factor 2 isoform X1, whose translation is MAAMAEENEDVDLTQEQTEKLLHFQDLTGIEDIDRCKDILREHNWDIEIAVQDTFNKREGAPNVFNQPEAVNNEPREPSMNLQPTDQRVFTVARPPPQGIYQWLYHVIIFPFRFVYSTLLDLVRFTIRLIRPDPRRNVTDPLGDVTRFINSYEETLGTTHPTFYQGSYSQALNDAKRELRFLCVYLHGDDHQDTGDFCRNTLGNQDLIDFINTRMLFWACNTNSPEGFRVSRALKENTYPFLALIVLRQNKMTVVARIEGPIGPGELIEKLERILQDNEASLIAARAEREERDFTQTLRREQDAAYLESLKADQEKERKRREEQDKIDQEKQRLVDEENKRKEMIQERERMKEELKIEIPEEPAVDDPDVVRIVLKLPHGSRIERRFLKNQSLKFLYYFAFCHEDCPDDFHVVTNFPRRTVPCEPSKNGPDPPSFEEAGLGKNEMLFVQDNEA